The following coding sequences lie in one Rhea pennata isolate bPtePen1 chromosome 10, bPtePen1.pri, whole genome shotgun sequence genomic window:
- the PGPEP1L gene encoding pyroglutamyl-peptidase 1-like protein encodes MDFMDSNSNTVVVTGFGPFRQYLVNSSWEAVKELSKQGLGKNIDLHIMQLPVVYQKVKERVFKIWTTLQPLLTVHVGLASSTKAIILEQCGKNKGYQEMDACGFHPEGGCCMLDGPEKIESTINMKTIWKNNSVEGIDIIFSRDAGRYICDYTYYTSLYYGNGRAAFIHVPPLSKWVTADFLGKALQIIILEMLKQCVEESKKVHLEK; translated from the exons GTTTTGGTCCTTTTAGACAATACCTGGTTAATTCTAGCTGGGAAGCAGTGAAG GAGCTGTCCAAGCAAGGCCTTGGTAAAAACATAGATCTCCATATTATGCAGCTGCCAGTGGTTTATCAAAAAGTAAAGGAGAGAGTCTTCAAGATATGGACAACTCTTCAGCCACTG cttactGTTCATGTTGGGCTGGCTTCATCCACCAAAGCAATCATCCTTGAGCAGTGTGGGAAGAACAAAGGCTACCAAGAGATGGATGCTTGTGGTTTTCACCCAGAAGGTGGCTGTTGCATGCTAGATGGTCCGGAAAAGATTGAATCTACAATTAATATGAAGACTATCTGGAAAAACAATTCAGTGGAAGGGATTGATATAATCTTTTCCAGAGATGCAGGAAG GTACATCTGTGATTACACTTATTACACTTCTCTGTATTATGGCAATGGAAGAGCAGCTTTCATCCATGTACCTCCATTATCCAAATGGGTAACGGCAGACTTTCTAGGAAAAGCATTACAGATAATTATCTTAGAAATGTTAAAACAGTGTGTAGAAGAGAGTAAGAAAGTTCATTTAGAGAAGTAA